In Pseudoalteromonas tetraodonis, the genomic window ATTTACCAACCCTAAAGAAGGTAAGTGGCGAGTGCGTGTAAACGGCGCCATTCCTTTTGGTAATGTTAAATTAACGTACAAAGCAACAAAGTATGCTGATTAAGCTTAATTAGTCGGTTAACAATTAGGTATTGTGACCTAAAATATCTATATAGTTACTCAAAAGCCGCTTTCGCGGCTTTTTTATTTTTTATACAAATGTAATTCAGACAAGCTTCAGCAAACATTGCTTACTATCTATGCAAACCTTGATATGGCCTTTATCAAATTTCACACCTTTCATTTATTGTTTAATAAATACAAAGTGTGAAGCTGCGTTACTACACCTGCGCTAAAACGATAATTGCCCAGTCCTGCTAACCCATATAAAAACCATTGAGATAGACGTTACTCTCGCTGTAAATATATTTTTATAAAGGATTCAAAATGAAAGAACGCATTCACCTTATATCAACTTGTCAAAGGGCTTTTAAACCTTTGGTAGGGATGTTGATAGTTTTTTCACTGTGGGGAACGAACAACGCCATTGCAGCAATCTCATTAGAAGCGGCAATACCACAAGGCAGCTTATTTGATGTGATAAGTGCGCGTGCTAAAAAGCTTGCTGAGCAAGATTACATTGCACCTAAAAACATACAAATAGAAGCGCTCAATAGTATTGATTATCAAGACTACCGCTCAATCCGCTTCAAACACGATCAATCGGTATGGAAAGATGAAGGGCTTTATGAGCTGCAACTGTTTCACCCAGGTTTTTTATATAAAACCCCAGTCAAAATCAATATCGTTGATCAAGATGCCAAACTTAGCCGCCTCCCATTTAGCACAGACTTTTATCAATATGATGGAACAGCAGCACACCTAAAAGATGAAATAGCAAAAAGTGTTGAAGGTACACAGTTAGGGCATGCTGGTTTTAGATTGCATTACCCACTAAATAACGATGACTATAAAGATGAAATTATGGTGTTTCAGGGCGCTTCTTATTTTCGCCTAGTTGGACCTAATCAAGTTTATGGCTTATCAGCACGCGGATTGGCAATTGATACCGCACAAACATCTGGTGAAGAGTTTCCTTCATTCAAAGAGTTTTGGTTAGTAAAACCAACACCAGAGCAAACTAATATTACTATTTTTGCTTTACTCGATAGCCCATCGGTAGCGGGAGCCTACAAGTTTGAAATAGACCCAAACACACAGACACGAGTTAACGTCGACATGCAAATTTTTGCGCGTAAAGATGTTAAAAAGCTAGGTATAGCGCCATTAACGAGCATGTTTTATCACGGTGAAAATAGCACTAAGTTTTTTGATGATTACCGCCCTGAAGTACATGATTCAGATGGTTTGCTCACGCAGTCACAAGAGAGCAATTGGGTATGGCGTCCGCTTAATAATCCATCCCAACTCAGTGTAACCTCTTTTTCTTATGAGAATCCAAAAGGCTTTGGCCTTGTGCAGCGTGACCGTGACTTTAATAACTACTTTGATATAGAAGCGCATTACCATGACCGCCCTAGCCTTTGGATAGAACCACAAGGTGAATGGGGCAATGGCCGTGTTGAGCTAGTAGAAATTCCAACAGATACTGAAACAAACGATAATATTGTAAGTTATTGGGTTCCTGAAAAGCCGTTCAAAGCAGGAGAGGCATTAAAGTTTAGCTATAAGATGACGACGTTTAATGATTATCTAAGCCAAAATAATTTGGCCAAAGTAGCTAGAACGCGTATTGGTAGTGCCGCATTACCTGGTGAAGATAATCCACCGCCAAAAAGCCATCGTCAATTTACTGTTGACTTTACCGGCCCTGATATCAATCAGTTATCAGCAAAATTAGCACTTAGCGCAGATCTTCAGCTTACTACCGGTGAAGCCCGCGATATTACAGTGCAAAAATTACCAAAATCATTAGGTTGGCGTGTTGCTTTTAAAGTCGCTCCCCAAGGTAGTGATCCTGTAGATATGCGTTTATCGCTAAAGCTACGTAATAAAGAAGTGAGCGAGGTATGGAGCTATGTTTGGTATCCAAATGACATCAAGTAAACAAAGCGCAGGCACGCCGATGCCTTTTAAAACACTTCGTGTGTGGTTATTTGCTATCGCTGCTATTGGTCTTTCAGGCTATGGCATTTCAATTATGTTTGAAATTTTAAACTCAAATGGCATGACCTTGCTTGAGTATGCACTTCTTGCTTTATTTTCTATTACTTTTGCGTGGATAGTCACCGCATTTTGTAGTGGTTGTATTGGTTTTATACTGCAGCTATTTCGGATAGATCCACTCACACTTAAAAAAATAAAGCCGGTCTCTATTAACAGTGAAGCACTATCACAGCAAAAAACAGCTGTGGTTATGCCTATATATAACGAAGATACGCACAGAGTGATTGCAGGCTTTGAAGTCAGCTTACAATCATTAAAAGCGACAGGGCAATTAAAACACTTTGATTTTTATTTACTAAGCGATACACAAGACGCAACTATTGCTAGTAATGAATTAAGTGCATGGCATGCGTTATGTGAGCGCTTAGGTGATACTGCAAAGCAGGTATTTTATCGTCGCCGTGAAGATAACAAACATCGTAAAGTGGGTAACTTAACCGACTTTTGTGAGCGCTGGGGTAGCCAATACGAGCATATGATTGTATTGGATGCCGATAGTGTAATGACTGGCCAATGCATGCTAGAGCTCACTACCAGTATGCTAAATAATCCACAAGCGGGATTGATTCAGACTATCCCTATTCCTGTGCGCCAAGATACCTTTTTTGGACGCTTTTTACAGTTCGCTTCAATTCTTTATAGTCCAATGTTAGCTACCGGCTCTGCTTTTTGGCAGACCGACAAAGCCAATTACTGGGGCCATAATGCCATTATTCGCGTCAAAGCATTTATTGATTGCTGTGGCTTGCCAACACTAAAAGGTAAAGCGCCTTTTGGTGGTGAAATTTTAAGTCATGATTTTGTGGAAGCCTCTTTATTACATAGCGCGAATTGGGACGTATTATTACTTGCCGATATTGAAGGCAGTTACGAGGAAGTTCCGAGCAACATATTAGATTATGCTGTACGCGATAGACGCTGGGTTCAAGGTAATATTCAACACCTTGGCTTATTATCATCAGCAAAATTAAAGCTAATGAGTAAGCTGCATTTTTTACTGGGTGCAACCGCGTATATATCATCACTCATTTGGTTATCTATGCTGGCGTTAAGTACCATAGATGCGGTAACACGCGCTTTAAATAGCGATGTCTATTTTAATCGCGCCTATCAACTATTTCCAACTTGGCAAATAGCCAAAACAGAACTCATTGACTCATTACTTTACCTAACTATCATTATTTTATTATTGCCTAAACTCATGGGCGTGATTGTTACCTTAGTACACCGTAAGCAGCGCTTTGGTGGTGCATTAAAACTTACTTTAGGGTCTATAATTGAAACCGTGTTTGCCATTATTGTGGCACCATTAATGATGGTTTTTCATGCATATTTTGTAGTCTGTGTATTTTTAGGTAAAAAAGTAAAATGGGACGCTCAACCGCGTGAAGGCAGAATGGTGCCATGGAAAGAAGCGTTTAGTTATACATTGCTTTCTTCGCTGATTGCCATTGTATGGGGTAGCGTTGCTTATTACTTTACGCCAGTCTTTTTTTGGTGGTTATCTCCTATTTTATTAGGGCTCATACTCGCTGCACCTATTGTGCGCTATTCAAGTAGTATCAAGCTAGGCGTTAAGCTCAGAAAATGGGGGATTTTTCTCTGCCCGAGTGAAGTCGATAATGATGCAACATTAGCGGCACTTAAAGTACACCTCAAAGAGATAACCGTTCCACCTGCAGGGCGTTATTCAACAGCAATACCGCTGTTACCACAAGAACATAAAGTAACCATGCCTATTCAGAGCTTTAGTAGTGAATCACATCGTAAGAAGTTTAAAGCACTCATCACAAAAACAGCTAATAAGCTAAATTAATACCAATTCGCTTAATTAAGTCAGCTATTTTGAAGATTGGTATAGTCATAATAAATAAAAAAGGAGCAACTAACTGTTGTTCCTTTTTTATGACCGCACGTTTTAATTTTCGAGCTTAATAACCTTCAGACAATAAAAAACCCGCAACAAGTGCGGGTTTTTTTTAAAGAGTTAAAGTGCTAATTACTTAGCTGCTTTTTTCTCTTTTTCTGCAGCGATTACTGTGTCAGCTACGTTTTGTGGACATGGTGCGTAGTGTGAGAACTCCATAGAGAACTGACCACGACCTGATGTCATTGTACGTAGTGAACCGATGTAACCGAACATTTCTGATAACGGTACGTCTGCTTTAATGCGAACGCCAGTTAAACCAGCTTCTTGGTCGCTTAACATACCACGACGACGGTTAAGGTCACCGATTACGTCACCTACGTGATCTTCTGGCGTGAACACGTCAACTTTCATGATTGGCTCAAGAAGTTGTGCACCCGCTTTAGGGATAGACTGACGGAAAGCGCCTTTAGCTGCGATTTCGAATGCGATTGCTGATGAATCCACGGCGTGGAAGCCACCGTCGAAAAGTTCAACTTCAACGTCAAGTACTGGGAAGCCAGCTAGAACACCTTCGTTCATCATTGACTTAAAGCCTTTCTCAACTGCAGGCCAGAATTCTTTAGGTACGTTACCACCAACAACTGAAGATGTGAACGTGAAACCAGAACCCACTTCGCCAGGCTTGATACGGTAATCGATTTTACCGAATTGACCAGAACCACCAGATTGTTTCTTATGCGTGTAGCTATCTTCGATTTCACGAGTGATAGTTTCACGGTAAGCAACCTGTGGTTGACCAACGATAAGGTCTACACCGTAAGTACGCTTAAGGATATCTACTTTGATATCTAAGTGAAGCTCACCCATACCTTTAAGGATAGTTTCACCTGAATCTTCATCAGTTTCAACTTGGAAAGATGGATCTTCTGCAACCATTTTACCGATAGCAACACCCATTTTCTCATTACCGCCTTTATCTTTAGGCTGTACAGCAATCGAGATTACTGGAGTTGGGAATACCATTGGCTCAAGTGTTACTGGGTGCTTAGGATCACAAAGAGTGTGACCAGTTTGCACGTTCTTCATACCAACGATAGCGATGATATCGCCCGCTTGCGCTGAAGTAAGCTCTTTACGCTCATCTGCTTGCATCTCAACCATACGGCCAACACGCTCAGTTTTACCAGTAAATGCATTAAGGATAGTGTCACCCTTGTTAAGCACACCAGAGTAGATACGTACGAATGTTAATGCACCGAAACGGTCATCCATGATCTTAAATGCTAACGCTTTGAAAGGTTCGTCAGCAGATACGATTGCATGCTCGCCGTTTTCGTTACCTTCTTCATCCATAAGAGGTTGAGGATCAACTTCTGTAGGAGCAGGTAGGTAATCTACTACTGCGTCAAGTACAAGTTGCATACCTTTGTTTTTGAATGCAGAACCACAGAATGTAGGGAAGAACGCAAGGTCACGAGTACCTTTACGGATACAACGCTTGATGTCTTCGATTGAAGGGATTTCACCTT contains:
- a CDS encoding glucan biosynthesis protein G — encoded protein: MKERIHLISTCQRAFKPLVGMLIVFSLWGTNNAIAAISLEAAIPQGSLFDVISARAKKLAEQDYIAPKNIQIEALNSIDYQDYRSIRFKHDQSVWKDEGLYELQLFHPGFLYKTPVKINIVDQDAKLSRLPFSTDFYQYDGTAAHLKDEIAKSVEGTQLGHAGFRLHYPLNNDDYKDEIMVFQGASYFRLVGPNQVYGLSARGLAIDTAQTSGEEFPSFKEFWLVKPTPEQTNITIFALLDSPSVAGAYKFEIDPNTQTRVNVDMQIFARKDVKKLGIAPLTSMFYHGENSTKFFDDYRPEVHDSDGLLTQSQESNWVWRPLNNPSQLSVTSFSYENPKGFGLVQRDRDFNNYFDIEAHYHDRPSLWIEPQGEWGNGRVELVEIPTDTETNDNIVSYWVPEKPFKAGEALKFSYKMTTFNDYLSQNNLAKVARTRIGSAALPGEDNPPPKSHRQFTVDFTGPDINQLSAKLALSADLQLTTGEARDITVQKLPKSLGWRVAFKVAPQGSDPVDMRLSLKLRNKEVSEVWSYVWYPNDIK
- the mdoH gene encoding glucans biosynthesis glucosyltransferase MdoH — its product is MFGIQMTSSKQSAGTPMPFKTLRVWLFAIAAIGLSGYGISIMFEILNSNGMTLLEYALLALFSITFAWIVTAFCSGCIGFILQLFRIDPLTLKKIKPVSINSEALSQQKTAVVMPIYNEDTHRVIAGFEVSLQSLKATGQLKHFDFYLLSDTQDATIASNELSAWHALCERLGDTAKQVFYRRREDNKHRKVGNLTDFCERWGSQYEHMIVLDADSVMTGQCMLELTTSMLNNPQAGLIQTIPIPVRQDTFFGRFLQFASILYSPMLATGSAFWQTDKANYWGHNAIIRVKAFIDCCGLPTLKGKAPFGGEILSHDFVEASLLHSANWDVLLLADIEGSYEEVPSNILDYAVRDRRWVQGNIQHLGLLSSAKLKLMSKLHFLLGATAYISSLIWLSMLALSTIDAVTRALNSDVYFNRAYQLFPTWQIAKTELIDSLLYLTIIILLLPKLMGVIVTLVHRKQRFGGALKLTLGSIIETVFAIIVAPLMMVFHAYFVVCVFLGKKVKWDAQPREGRMVPWKEAFSYTLLSSLIAIVWGSVAYYFTPVFFWWLSPILLGLILAAPIVRYSSSIKLGVKLRKWGIFLCPSEVDNDATLAALKVHLKEITVPPAGRYSTAIPLLPQEHKVTMPIQSFSSESHRKKFKALITKTANKLN
- the fusA gene encoding elongation factor G, which codes for MADLSKYRNIGIFAHVDAGKTTTTERILKLTGTIHKTGEVHDGESTTDFMDQEAERGITIQSAAVSCFWKDHRFNVIDTPGHVDFTVEVYRSLKVLDGGVGVFCGSGGVEPQSETNWRYANESGVARIIFVNKLDRMGADFFRVTAQVQKVLGATPLIMTLPIGIEDEFCGVVDVLNKKAYIWDETGLPENYTIEDVPADMVEKTDEYHEMLIETAVEQDDDLMEAYMEGEIPSIEDIKRCIRKGTRDLAFFPTFCGSAFKNKGMQLVLDAVVDYLPAPTEVDPQPLMDEEGNENGEHAIVSADEPFKALAFKIMDDRFGALTFVRIYSGVLNKGDTILNAFTGKTERVGRMVEMQADERKELTSAQAGDIIAIVGMKNVQTGHTLCDPKHPVTLEPMVFPTPVISIAVQPKDKGGNEKMGVAIGKMVAEDPSFQVETDEDSGETILKGMGELHLDIKVDILKRTYGVDLIVGQPQVAYRETITREIEDSYTHKKQSGGSGQFGKIDYRIKPGEVGSGFTFTSSVVGGNVPKEFWPAVEKGFKSMMNEGVLAGFPVLDVEVELFDGGFHAVDSSAIAFEIAAKGAFRQSIPKAGAQLLEPIMKVDVFTPEDHVGDVIGDLNRRRGMLSDQEAGLTGVRIKADVPLSEMFGYIGSLRTMTSGRGQFSMEFSHYAPCPQNVADTVIAAEKEKKAAK